The following coding sequences lie in one Brevibacterium marinum genomic window:
- a CDS encoding electron transfer flavoprotein subunit alpha/FixB family protein codes for MTLVFVETDETGQVALTSAEAVTFARTNAAALARMAGSPSEQPSGASATSGGVAQRPEGSSEEGLGVDVAVIGALTDAAGEQLASLGVGRIHHFESADLEAYSAPAWAQALVEIAPETGTVLASGTPRGMELMAHVAVRTGERIAANVVAADDEGLLRQVLGGAAFERLNLDGDLQVLTIAGHACTPEETTPTSPEVLTHSPEVAAEDLRTRVVRTEVEAADDTSGLTQARAVVGAGRGVGSQDGFDEVLELVDHLGGALGVSRVVTGLGWRPHAEQVGQTGSRITPDVYIACGISGAIQHMAGIEGAKTLIAINTDEESTMVQRADYAIIGDLHEVVGAVNEEIRNRRG; via the coding sequence ATGACACTCGTATTCGTCGAAACAGATGAGACCGGCCAGGTGGCGCTGACCTCCGCCGAGGCGGTCACCTTCGCCCGCACGAACGCCGCGGCCCTCGCCAGAATGGCGGGCTCGCCGTCTGAGCAACCCTCCGGCGCCTCAGCAACCTCAGGCGGGGTTGCTCAGCGACCGGAAGGTAGCTCAGAGGAAGGTCTCGGGGTCGACGTCGCCGTGATCGGCGCGCTCACTGACGCTGCCGGCGAGCAGCTCGCATCCCTGGGCGTGGGGCGGATCCATCACTTCGAGTCGGCAGATCTCGAGGCGTATTCCGCTCCTGCCTGGGCGCAGGCGCTCGTCGAGATCGCGCCGGAGACCGGGACGGTCCTGGCCTCGGGGACCCCTCGCGGGATGGAGCTCATGGCGCATGTGGCGGTGCGGACCGGGGAGCGGATTGCGGCCAATGTCGTGGCCGCCGATGACGAGGGTCTGCTGCGGCAGGTTCTCGGCGGGGCCGCGTTCGAACGCCTGAACCTCGACGGTGACCTGCAGGTTCTCACCATCGCCGGTCACGCCTGCACTCCCGAGGAGACGACACCGACGTCCCCGGAGGTCCTTACCCATTCCCCGGAAGTCGCAGCAGAGGACCTGCGCACACGAGTCGTCCGCACCGAGGTCGAAGCCGCCGATGACACCTCGGGGCTGACCCAGGCCCGGGCCGTCGTCGGCGCCGGTCGTGGGGTCGGGTCACAGGACGGATTCGACGAGGTCCTCGAACTCGTCGACCACCTCGGCGGGGCCCTGGGAGTCTCTCGTGTGGTCACAGGTCTGGGGTGGCGTCCGCACGCGGAGCAGGTCGGTCAGACCGGCAGCCGGATCACCCCTGACGTCTACATCGCCTGCGGGATCTCCGGCGCGATCCAGCACATGGCCGGCATCGAGGGCGCGAAGACGCTGATCGCGATCAACACCGATGAGGAGTCGACGATGGTCCAACGCGCGGACTATGCGATCATCGGCGATCTCCACGAGGTCGTCGGAGCCGTCAACGAGGAGATTCGCAACCGCCGCGGCTGA